A DNA window from Fragaria vesca subsp. vesca linkage group LG3, FraVesHawaii_1.0, whole genome shotgun sequence contains the following coding sequences:
- the LOC101306706 gene encoding uncharacterized protein LOC101306706 has product MAEKDGDPMSIDEDEIRLDEDEIRFGEESADADASAAPVSLSDELRREPVSLSEIAAVLNGQIGAHIAARISAMMINFGDELAGDLSSHILSDLTTYGQCFDVYLPAYLDRFIPLFMETNGRPWIQQFFADFDLKDYLEEDVEEEDDPEGQEEEEEGQDEDDDIEGQEEYEQGQDEDEASR; this is encoded by the coding sequence ATGGCTGAGAAAGACGGAGACCCCATGTCAATCGATGAAGATGAAATTCGTTTGGATGAAGATGAAATTCGTTTCGGTGAAGAGTCCGCCGACGCCGACGCCTCTGCCGCGCCGGTCTCCCTCTCCGACGAACTTCGCCGAGAGCCGGTCTCCCTCTCCGAAATTGCAGCAGTGCTCAACGGTCAGATTGGCGCTCATATAGCGGCCAGAATCTCAGCGATGATGATTAATTTCGGCGATGAACTTGCCGGTGATTTGTCGTCCCACATTCTTTCCGATCTTACTACATACGGCCAGTGCTTTGACGTGTATCTTCCGGCGTACCTTGACCGGTTCATTCCATTGTTTATGGAAACAAATGGCAGGCCCTGGATTCAACAATTCTTCGCTGATTTTGACTTGAAGGATTATCTTGAGGAGGATGTTGAGGAAGAGGACGATCCTGAGGGTCAAGAAGAAGAAGAGGAGGGTCAAGATGAAGATGACGATATTGAGGGTCAAGAAGAATATGAACAGGGTCAGGATGAAGATGAAGCCTCAAGATGA
- the LOC101298589 gene encoding E3 ubiquitin-protein ligase RING1-like: MSHYFRSEAEQATEPDPRQIGTDTLLIILRLFKEIKRRRSPVDPSVAYHTRQVRGITLKVRLARVKRLSWRTWYRRWISGQLSWLIIPEDEHFTIIQNIFQAIKRVVSGNNNPIIVKIHDVTTVNLDDDDIDPILLDRVITESLETYRSKLIPAAKHSIDDLKKGRLLVDSSELEAVVTRTPSCAICLDNFDRHEPMMMMRVTRLPCSHSYHQDCIIHWLEINHVCPLCRYPMPTTDNWPSR, encoded by the coding sequence ATGTCCCATTATTTCCGCAGCGAAGCGGAGCAAGCAACAGAACCAGACCCTCGGCAAATAGGGACGGACACGCTTCTGATAATACTAAGGCTCTTCAAGGAAATCAAAAGACGCCGTTCGCCGGTGGATCCCTCCGTTGCTTATCACACACGACAAGTCAGAGGAATTACACTTAAAGTTCGTCTTGCTCGAGTTAAGAGATTATCCTGGAGGACTTGGTACAGACGGTGGATTTCTGGGCAACTTTCCTGGTTGATAATCCCAGAAGATGAGCATTTTACTATTATTCAGAATATATTCCAGGCGATTAAACGGGTGGTCTCCGGTAACAACAACCCTATTATAGTCAAAATACATGACGTCACCACCGTGAACTTGGATGATGATGATATTGATCCTATCCTCCTTGACCGGGTTATAACTGAATCTTTGGAGACGTACAGGTCCAAGTTGATTCCTGCAGCTAAACATTCAATCGATGATTTGAAGAAAGGGAGACTGCTGGTTGACAGTTCCGAATTGGAAGCTGTTGTGACAAGGACGCCATCGTGTGCTATCTGCCTCGATAACTTTGATCGTCATGAACCGATGATGATGATGAGGGTTACTCGCCTGCCCTGCTCACACTCTTATCATCAAGACTGCATAATCCACTGGCTCGAGATCAACCATGTTTGTCCCCTGTGCCGATACCCTATGCCAACCACAGACAATTGGCCGAGCCGATGA